The following proteins come from a genomic window of Mycosarcoma maydis chromosome 22, whole genome shotgun sequence:
- a CDS encoding putative U-snRNP-associated cyclophilin has protein sequence MSSTNTTPKPGNPIVYLDLAFGSSPASRPGSNRIVLELYADRVPRTAENFRVLCTNTSKLASTGQPLSFRNSIFHRVIPKFMIQGGDFTRADGTGGESIYGEKFQDEDLTGKHDVPFLLSMANAGANTNGSQFFITTVPTPHLDGKHVVFGRVLKGKGVVRRVESVETVASDRPKEDVKIVDCGELTGDEVSNQTYGIEQDDTGDQYEDFPEDQDDKLESDVSATYHIGLALKNMANTQFSKANFDIALEKYSKALRYLQLHPILPEDTPADLAANYTTLKTSIQLNACLCALKTTPAQPRVAISNATAVISNLTSNKAPSTEQADKNKYHSDLAKAFYRRASAYVAQKDDERAEADLKHALENAPEDAGVKRELQALARRKEAKLKGMRAAYSKMFS, from the coding sequence atgtcgagcacaaACACGACGCCTAAACCAGGCAACCCGATCGTCTacctcgatctcgccttTGGTTCGTCGCCTGCGTCTCGCCCCGGATCCAACCGCATCGTCCTCGAGCTGTACGCGGATCGTGTCCCGCGCACCGCCGAGAACTTTCGTGTACTCTgcaccaacacctcgaAACTCGCCTCGACCGGTCAACCGCTTTCGTTTCGCAACTCGATCTTCCACCGTGTCATCCCCAAATTCATGATCCAAGGTGGAGATTTCACGCGCGCCGATGGAACGGGCGGAGAATCGATCTACGGCGAAAAATTCCAAGATGAAGATCTGACGGGCAAGCACGATGTGCCGTTTTTGTTGAGCATGGCCAATGCAGgcgcaaacacgaatgGAAGTCAGTTTTTCATCACCACCGTACCAACGCCGCATTTGGACGGCAAACACGTAGTGTTCGGACGCGTGCTAAAGGGAAAAGGCGTAGTCCGGAGGGTTGAATCGGTCGAAACGGTTGCGAGCGATCGACCTAAAGAGGACGTCAAGATCGTCGATTGTGGAGAGCTAACAGGCGACGAGGTGAGCAACCAAACCTACGGtatcgagcaagacgataCGGGCGATCAATACGAAGACTTCCCcgaagatcaagatgacAAGTTGGAATCCGACGTCTCTGCCACCTACCACATTGGATTAGCGCTAAAAAATATGGCCAACACCCAATTCAGTAAGGCCAACTTTGACATTGCGCTTGAAAAATATTCAAAGGCTCTACGATACCTGCAACTTCACCCGATCCTACCCGAAGATACACCTGCCGATCTCGCCGCCAACTACaccacgctcaagacgagcaTTCAACTCAATGCTTGCCTCTGCGCACTCAAGACGACCCCTGCGCAACCCAGAGTGGCCATCTCCAACGCCACCGCTGTCATTTCAAACCTCACCTCAAACAAAGCGCCTTCAACCGAACAAGCCGACAAGAACAAGTACCACTCGGATCTCGCCAAAGCCTTCTACCGACGCGCATCGGCATACGTCGCTCAGAAAGACGACGAGAGAGCCGAGGCGGATCTGAAACACGCGCTCGAAAACGCTCCGGAAGATGCCGGGGTCAAGCGCGAGCTGCAAGCACTAGCAAGGAGGAAGGAGGCCAAGTTGAAAGGTATGAGGGCTGCTTACAGCAAGATGTTCTCGTAG